One genomic region from Lineus longissimus chromosome 6, tnLinLong1.2, whole genome shotgun sequence encodes:
- the LOC135489697 gene encoding octopamine receptor 1-like: MGQHAANVSCALTDPSNYVTARFIVMTTTLILINFAVVLGNSLVIVAVFTSEKLRSVTNMFIASLACADLMLGVLVLPFSTTVEVLGYWVFQNLWCSVWLAVDVCLSTASILNLVAISLDRYIAITRPIRYPRMMTSKRGKILIASVWITSFVICFPPLIGWNNPPSDTKPEMSPYSNSSTLVTSYYINNDTIFHIESTNTSKCLDEVYTCGLTSERGYVIYSAMGSFFVPMIIMIFFYIRIYRAALRTTRAIKSGVISTKRGNVSNGSETLTLRVHRGGFKATLPHSKTANELNNIIPPGDNSKARLVQLKYRHGSTEIIRAKEGSLENIPQLNSSMKDLVNTTETGSINSNTLGVPGEQPPRKSRSLTEFILRQEKRASKDMKDGNRRESSVSWSLRRFRRSSGSETSRGNPRRSLSKRYSIETKAAKTLAVVVGVFIICWLPFFTVYFIGAFCDDCIPPILFSIFFWLGYCNSGLNPLIYALFSKDFRFAFKRLLRCKKANKPRFRKYGIQAFVYQAHSGGRALAKDASENTESNDADS, encoded by the coding sequence ATGGGCCAACACGCAGCGAATGTGTCCTGTGCTCTGACCGATCCGAGCAACTATGTCACAGCCAGATTCATTGTCATGACCACGACCCTTATCCTGATAAATTTTGCTGTCGTCCTCGGGAACAGTCTGGTTATCGTCGCTGTATTCACATCGGAGAAACTTCGCTCGGTCACCAATATGTTCATTGCATCCCTGGCGTGTGCTGACCTAATGCTAGGGGTTCTCGTTTTGCCCTTCTCCACAACAGTCGAGGTGCTAGGATATTGGGTGTTTCAGAATCTCTGGTGCAGTGTCTGGTTGGCAGTGGACGTCTGTCTGTCCACGGCATCCATCTTGAATCTGGTGGCCATAAGTCTCGATCGCTACATTGCCATAACGAGACCGATACGGTACCCGCGGATGATGACTTCAAAACGCGGGAAAATACTCATAGCCTCGGTTTGGATTACATCATTCGTCATTTGCTTCCCGCCTCTGATTGGGTGGAATAACCCGCCATCAGATACAAAACCAGAAATGTCGCCATATTCGAATTCGTCAACCCTTGTCACAAGTTATTATATTAACAATGATACAATTTTTCATATCGAGTCAACAAATACTTCAAAATGCCTGGACGAGGTTTATACCTGTGGCTTAACCTCGGAACGAGGTTATGTGATTTATTCAGCAATGGGTTCATTTTTCGTAccgatgataatcatgatatttttctaTATCAGGATATACAGGGCTGCATTGCGGACTACAAGAGCTATCAAAAGTGGTGTTATTTCAACAAAACGCGGTAACGTAAGTAATGGTTCTGAAACGCTGACACTTCGTGTACATAGGGGTGGTTTCAAAGCTACATTACCACATTCTAAAACAGCGAATGAATTAAATAACATTATTCCACCTGGAGACAACTCAAAAGCCAGACTCGTTCAGTTGAAATATCGACACGGTTCCACAGAAATCATCAGGGCGAAGGAAGGTTCATTGGAAAACATCCCGCAGTTGAACTCAAGTATGAAAGATCTCGTAAACACTACTGAAACCGGTTCGATAAACTCGAATACGCTCGGCGTTCCCGGTGAACAACCGCCAAGAAAAAGCAGATCTTTGACCGAGTTCATTCTGCGGCAGGAGAAGCGGGCCAGTAAGGACATGAAGGACGGGAATAGGCGGGAGAGCTCCGTCTCTTGGAGTCTGCGGCGATTCAGGCGGAGCAGCGGGAGCGAGACAAGCCGGGGGAACCCACGGCGAAGTCTATCAAAACGTTACAGCATTGAGACCAAAGCCGCGAAGACATTAGCTGTTGTCGTGGGTGTTTTCATAATCTGTTGGCTGCCGTTTTTTACTGTGTATTTTATTGGAGCATTTTGTGATGATTGCATACCCCCGATATTGTTTTCCATCTTCTTCTGGCTAGGCTATTGTAACAGTGGACTCAACCCCCTCATCTATGCATTGTTTTCCAAAGATTTTAGGTTTGCATTTAAAAGGCTGTTGCGATGCAAGAAAGCCAACAAGCCGCGGTTTAGGAAATACGGTATTCAAGCATTCGTCTACCAGGCGCATTCTGGAGGGAGGGCACTAGCCAAGGACGCGTCTGAGAACACCGAGAGCAACGATGCCGACTCATAA
- the LOC135489168 gene encoding uncharacterized protein LOC135489168: protein MSTDRRRLLFRAEPSVSTETEPESVFYDNPAYQDDLYEKPKVHGKHQYHVSWDIDGGRDRGLQDSGKSKSRDAGISTSRLSRFSSGYESKNSFNDTNDELYDDYDESRDVIENIRGARSNKYYPHEQTDRSKNNHTREGYGRSSEEVPREHPERSNKYYPREPSDKLYPSYNDASGYKDKNGYRDRNSNVVLDTGHRKREAFNREPSWKKQYRKGGAFYITIDSDDSSGYPSSGTYRPDCGSVTIGSVAGDRRRSFSLSPQSSDDRARAPYQTPSPRSRSPVGDRLTVEAAIHWPSSSPLQLRKDFGSGSPYASRSDLDKSSPYTSRKDPDRSLSHKSRRDLDKSSRSDLDSSSPFNSRKNLSGSSPYNFRNNSERSSPHHGKRDLDRGSPDMGLPITLRNDLDKNSPVLLRKDRDRSSPYNPRKNLDGNSSYNSRNGLANNSPLTLKKEQGSSSPSNSRRGRDKDSTATSILPLISGQGRGRSPISSTSTGSTSWRDNSSTLSITESFALQAKGYLLSRKLNDTLSSSGEQSWSKPNEQNQPLLFMPPGRESLIGKPLRLIESDSGEDTVTPMRTVHEENENIPLRSMPPVKSQQEVELHRKLSSTASAGSLASIFGKAHRKLSESTSGGSRSSIKRDSIIPMRERRNSSIFHDLNLTFREVAESEFDSETDSESEEDEPFPLENGGVANGSAVLMADGVQHHGRRNTKRKKRSAESPLPITSEDTEDMIVMIMSNRSPCVARFISMCGVFQLLCGFISMMSGASGYLSNLSIFSTGNTFDFPIGFYIGLFFAFSGGWGIKSSHTKRKCVNIMAAFSSAFSLMAALFILVLIAYPGAMKFSCNEEEKGLFIFHLVMFTTEIIFASVQCVMCAKSLMESRRTAHYIRNRDTVRQENANR, encoded by the coding sequence ATGAGCACGGACCGACGTCGGCTGCTCTTTAGAGCTGAACCGTCGGTTAGCACAGAAACCGAACCCGAGTCGGTATTTTATGACAACCCTGCATACCAGGACGACCTCTACGAAAAACCAAAGGTCCACGGGAAGCATCAATATCACGTGAGTTGGGATATAGATGGAGGTCGGGATCGTGGACTACAGGACAGCGGAAAGTCGAAATCACGTGATGCGGGAATTAGTACGTCAAGGTTATCACGCTTCAGTAGCGGATACGAGAGCAAGAACTCGTTCAATGACACAAACGATGAATTGTATGACGACTACGACGAAAGTCGTGACGTCATTGAGAATATACGAGGAGCTAGGTCAAATAAATACTACCCTCATGAACAGACAGATAGGTCTAAGAATAATCATACCAGAGAAGGCTATGGGAGATCTAGTGAGGAGGTTCCAAGAGAACACCCAGAAAGGTCAAATAAATATTACCCTAGAGAACCTTCGGATAAATTGTATCCAAGCTATAATGATGCGAGCGGATATAAGGATAAGAACGGTTATCGGGATAGAAACTCTAATGTCGTGCTTGACACTGGTCACAGGAAAAGGGAAGCCTTCAACAGGGAACCATCTTGGAAAAAGCAGTATCGAAAAGGCGGGGCGTTCTATATTACCATTGACAGTGATGACAGTTCTGGTTACCCGTCATCTGGTACATACAGGCCGGATTGTGGATCAGTGACCATTGGAAGTGTGGCTGGGGACAGACGGCGTTCGTTCAGTTTGTCGCCCCAGTCGAGTGACGATCGAGCCCGAGCACCGTATCAAACACCAAGCCCCAGGAGCAGGTCTCCTGTGGGTGATAGACTAACTGTAGAAGCGGCAATTCACTGGCCGTCATCCTCACCTTTACAGCTGAGGAAGGATTTCGGCAGCGGTTCACCATATGCCTCGAGAAGTGACCTCGATAAGAGCTCGCCGTACACCTCGAGAAAGGACCCCGACAGAAGCTTGTCTCATAAGTCGAGGCGGGACCTCGACAAGAGTTCCAGGAGTGACCTTGACAGTAGCTCACCTTTTAATTCGAGAAAAAACCTCAGTGGAAGCTCCCCATATAACTTTAGAAATAACTCTGAGAGGAGTTCACCTCATCACGGGAAAAGGGACCTCGATAGGGGCTCACCTGACATGGGTTTACCAATAACGTTAAGAAACGATCTCGACAAGAACTCTCCCGTCTTGCTGAGGAAAGACCGCGACAGGAGCTCACCGTACAATCCGAGAAAAAACCTCGATGGCAACTCATCTTATAACTCGAGAAATGGCCTAGCAAACAACTCTCCGTTGACGCTTAAAAAGGAACAGGGCAGTAGTTCTCCTTCCAATTCGAGAAGGGGCCGTGACAAGGACTCGACTGCAACGAGCATCTTGCCACTGATTTCTGGGCAGGGTAGGGGACGTTCTCCCATATCTAGCACAAGCACTGGAAGTACTAGCTGGCGGGACAACTCTTCCACCCTCTCCATAACGGAGTCCTTCGCACTTCAAGCAAAGGGTTACTTATTGAGCAGAAAATTAAACGATACCTTGAGTTCATCAGGAGAACAGTCTTGGTCTAAACCGAATGAGCAGAATCAACCTCTGCTATTTATGCCTCCAGGTAGAGAAAGCCTAATAGGTAAACCATTACGACTGATAGAATCGGATTCAGGCGAAGATACTGTAACACCAATGAGAACTGTGCATGAAGAGAATGAGAATATACCCCTACGTAGCATGCCTCCAGTGAAGAGTCAGCAGGAAGTCGAACTTCATCGAAAGCTTTCCTCCACTGCGAGCGCTGGAAGTTTGGCTTCCATTTTTGGTAAAGCTCATCGCAAACTTTCTGAAAGTACCAGTGGTGGTAGCAGGTCCTCCATCAAGCGCGATTCCATTATTCCAATGCGAGAAAGAAGAAATAGCTCAATATTTCATGATCTGAATCTAACATTTCGAGAAGTCGCGGAATCTGAATTCGATTCAGAGACTGATTCCGAATCCGAGGAAGATGAGCCTTTTCCTCTAGAAAATGGCGGAGTCGCCAATGGCTCTGCAGTATTAATGGCGGATGGTGTTCAGCACCATGGGCGTAGAAACACTAAACGCAAGAAACGAAGTGCGGAAAGTCCATTGCCTATCACAAGCGAGGACACTGAGGACatgattgtcatgatcatgagcAACAGGTCTCCATGCGTTGCAAGGTTTATATCAATGTGTGGAGTATTTCAATTGCTATGTGGGTTCATCTCTATGATGTCCGGCGCCTCAGGTTACCTTAGTAACCTCTCCATCTTCAGCACTGGCAACACCTTCGATTTCCCTATCGGTTTCTACATTGGATTATTCTTTGCCTTTTCCGGCGGATGGGGAATCAAGTCCTCCCATACGAAACGGAAATGCGTCAACATCATGGCCGCTTTTAGTTCAGCGTTTTCACTGATGGCGGCGTTGTTTATTCTCGTGCTCATTGCGTATCCAGGTGCCATGAAATTCTCCTGCAATGAAGAAGAGAAAGGGTTGTTTATATTTCACCTGGTAATGTTCACTACCGAGATTATTTTTGCAAGTGTTCAATGTGTCATGTGTGCCAAGTCACTTATGGAGTCGAGGCGGACAGCACATTATATACGAAATAGAGACACTGTCAGGCAAGAGAATGCAAACAGATGA